The following proteins come from a genomic window of Populus nigra chromosome 6, ddPopNigr1.1, whole genome shotgun sequence:
- the LOC133695807 gene encoding protease Do-like 10, mitochondrial, with product MQGMSVLQSYRGHNDAGSGIKSSRVMQKCSSVGLSVLFLLGHNWVKKVNGLEIDNLKHLCGLVEDCSSESLRFDLDDDSVIALNYQSAKVAISRILKRHRITVRMATSFLFPRQSARRTQAD from the exons ATGCAGGGTATGAGCGTCTTGCAGAGCTACAG GGGCCACAACGATGCTGGTTCGGGCATAAAGAGCAGTCGCGTCATGCAAAAATGCTCAAGTGTAGGGCTGTCGGTCCTGTTTCTGTTAGGACATAACTGG GTTAAGAAAGTCAATGGACTAGAAATTGACAATTTGAAGCACCTGTGCGGACTTGTTGAGGACTGTAGTTCAGAGAGCTTGAGGTTTGATTTGGATGATGATAGCGTAATTGCATTGAATTATCAGTCTGCAAAAGTAGCCATTTCTAGAATTTTGAAACGTCACAGAATTACTGTACGAATGGCGACTTCTTTTCTGTTCCCTCGGCAGTCTGCTAGAAGAACACAAGCTGATTGA
- the LOC133697882 gene encoding protein SOMBRERO-like, with protein MMAGNGQLSVPPGFRFHPTDEELLYYYLRKKVSYEAIDLDVIREVDLNKLEPWDLKDKCRIGSGPQNEWYFFSHKDKKYPTGTRTNRATTAGFWKATGRDKAIHLSNSQRIGMRKTLVFYTGRAPHGQKTDWIMHEYRLDDDNSEVQEDGWVVCRVFKKKNQTRGFLPEVSQEEHFSQMKASASSLPLEPKQNHMQSIYDDYTFDGSMHLPQLFSPESAVAPSFVSPLSLNNMDDIECSQNLLRLTSTGCGLVQPAGRFNGDWSFLDKLLASQQNLDHHQHYQNKGNSSSQIGDHVGASTQKFPFQYLGFETDILRFSK; from the exons ATGATGGCAGGAAACGGGCAACTATCAGTTCCTCCAGGTTTCAGATTCCATCCAACAGATGAAGAGCTTCTGTACTATTATCTGAGGAAGAAGGTCTCGTATGAAGCCATTGACCTGGATGTTATCAGGGAGGTGGACCTCAATAAACTTGAGCCATGGGATCTCAAAG acaaatgcaggattggtTCCGGTCCTCAAAATGAGTGGTATTTCTTCAGCCACAAGGACAAGAAATATCCAACCGGGACTCGAACAAACCGGGCAACCACCGCAGGTTTTTGGAAAGCAACGGGAAGGGATAAGGCCATCCATCTTAGCAACTCTCAGAGGATTGGTATGAGAAAAACCCTAGTCTTCTACACTGGACGTGCTCCTCATGGTCAAAAGACTGATTGGATCATGCATGAGTACCGCTTGGATGATGACAACTCTGAGGTTCAG GAAGATGGCTGGGTTGTCTGTAGGGTTTTCAAGAAGAAGAATCAAACTAGAGGTTTCCTGCCAGAAGTTTCTCAAGAAGAACACTTCTCTCAAATGAAGGCTAGCGCTTCTTCTCTTCCACTGGAGCCAAAACAAAACCATATGCAATCAATTTATGATGACTATACCTTTGATGGCTCCATGCATCTCCCACAGTTATTCAGTCCGGAATCAGCTGTTGCCCCATCATTTGTATCACCTCTCTCTTTGAACAACATGGACGACATTGAGTGCTCACAGAACTTGTTGAGGTTAACATCTACTGGTTGTGGACTTGTGCAGCCCGCAGGGAGGTTCAATGGTGATTGGTCATTTCTGGATAAGCTTCTTGCTTCTCAACAAAACCTGGATCATCATCAGCACTACCAAAACAAAGGAAATTCTTCATCCCAAATTGGTGACCATGTGGGTGCTTCAACTCAGAAATTCCCATTTCAATACCTTGGCTTTGAGACTGACATTCTGAGATTTTCGAAGTAG
- the LOC133697373 gene encoding uncharacterized protein LOC133697373, with the protein MKYVLVTGGVVSGLGKGVTASSIGLLLKACGLRVTSIKIDPYLNTDAGTMSPFEHGEVFVLDDGGEVDLDLGNYERFLDIKLTRDNNITTGKIYQSVLEKERRGDYLGKTVQVVPHITDAIQEWIERVAFIPVDGKEGPADVCVIELGGTIGDIESMPFIEALGQFSYHVGPGNFCLIHVSLVPVLNVVGEQKTKPTQHSVRGLRGLGLTPNILACRSTKALEDNVKAKLSQFCHVAAENILTLYDVPNIWHIPLLLRDQKAHEAILKGLNLLGVAREPDLQEWTARTRVYDILHEPVRIAMVGKYTGLSDSYLSVLKALLHASVACRRKLVVEWVAAGDLEDVTAKEAPDVYKNAWDLLKGSDGVLVPGGFGDRGVQGKILAAKYARENKVPFLGICLGMQIAVIEFARSALGLHDANSTEFDPETSHPCVIFMPEGSKTHMGGTMRLGSRRTYFKVPNCKSAKLYSNASFVDERHRHRYEVNPNMVSQFENAGLSFVGRDETGQRMEIIELPSHPYFVGTQFHPEFKSRPGKPSALFLGLIAAASGQLDAVLQNYGHESKLLPNGISNGKPSVKTYQNGNAIKSSNGSLNGVYSNGNGNGVHH; encoded by the exons ATGAAGTACGTATTGGTTACTGGTGGTGTGGTTAGTGGACTTGGCAAAGGTGTTACAGCCAGTAGTATTGGTCTTCTCCTCAAAGCCTGTGGCCTTCGAGTTACTTCTATTAAGATTG ACCCTTACCTAAATACTGATGCGGGCACTATGTCTCCTTTTGAGCATGGGGAGGTCTTTGTCTTAGATGATGGCGGCGAG GTGGATTTGGACCTTGGTAACTATGAGCGTTTTCTAGACATTAAGTTAACCCGTGACAATAATATCACCACTGGAAAAATATACCAG TCTGTTCTCGagaaggagaggagaggagattATCTTGGAAAGACTGTGCAG GTAGTTCCACACATCACAGATGCCATCCAAGAGTGGATAGAGCGTGTAGCCTTCATACCAGTGGATGGAAAAGAAGGTCCAGCTGATGTTTGTGTCATTGAACTTGGTGGAACTATAG GGGACATTGAATCGATGCCGTTTATTGAGGCACTTGGCCAGTTCTCTTATCACGTGG GCCCTGGAAATTTCTGCTTGATCCATGTCAGCCTGGTACCTGTTCTTAATGTTGTTGGTGAACAG AAAACGAAGCCTACCCAGCATAGTGTTAGGGGGCTTAGAGGACTTGGATTGACTCCGAACATTCTAGCTTGTCGCAGCACAAAG GCACTCGAAGACAATGTTAAGGCCAAACTATCCCAATTTTGTCATGTGGCA GCTGAAAACATACTCACCCTGTATGATGTCCCAAACATCTGGCACATTCCTCTGCTTCTAAGA GATCAGAAGGCACATGAAGCAATCTTAAAAGGACTGAACCTTCTAGG TGTTGCCAGGGAGCCTGATTTACAGGAGTGGACTGCTAGGACAAGAGTCTATGACATACTGCATGAACCT GTTAGAATTGCCATGGTTGGAAAATATACTGGACTTTCAGATTCTTACCTCTCTGTTTTGAAG GCTCTTTTGCATGCTTCTGTCGCTTGCCGGCGGAAGCTTGTTGTAGAATGGGTTGCTGCAGGTGATCTTGAAGATGTTACTGCTAAAGAG GCACCTGATGTTTATAAAAATGCTTGGGATCTTTTGAAG GGATCCGATGGTGTTCTAGTTCCAGGAGGGTTTGGTGATAGAGGGGTTCAAGGAAAAATTCTTGCTGCTAAGTATGCTCGTGAGAACAAAGTTCCATTTCTGGGCATTTGTCTGGGGATGCAAATTGCTGTTATTGAATTTGCACGATCTGCTCTTGGTTTGCATGATGCAAACAGTACAGAATTTGATCCTGAAACTTCCCATCCTTGTGTCATTTTTATGCCAGAG GGTTCAAAAACTCACATGGGGGGGACTATGCGTCTGGGGTCAAGGAGGACTTATTTCAAAGTTCCAAATTGCAAATCTGCAAAGTT GTACAGCAATGCCAGTTTTGTTGATGAGCGTCATCGGCATAGATATGAG GTCAATCCAAACATGGTATCACAATTTGAAAATGCTGGTCTATCATTTGTTGGCAGAGATGAAACTGGTCAGCGCATGGAG ATCATTGAACTACCGAGTCATCCGTACTTTGTTGGTACCCAGTTCCATCCTGAATTCAAGTCAAGGCCAGGAAAACCTTCGGCTCTTTTCTTAG GACTTATAGCAGCAGCAAGTGGGCAGTTGGATGCTGTCTTACAAAATTATGGTCATGAAAGTAAGCTATTGCCAAATGGAATAAGCAATGGAAAACCATCAGTGAAAACCTACCAAAACGGCAATGCCATTAAGTCTTCCAATGGATCACTAAATGGTGTATATAGCAATGGCAATGGCAATGGCGTGCACCATTAA